A single genomic interval of Streptomyces sp. NBC_00663 harbors:
- a CDS encoding ATP-binding protein, with protein sequence MPETEPWEYSLYIPHDPRAVTVCRRTLRLILTMHGLIRLVDTAELLAAELVSNAVRHTKGPAALRVSWAGGVLRIGAWDADPEPPEPPGELAKLLGAEAGRGLALVRASADVWGWQPLARNGHRGKYVWCDLVAA encoded by the coding sequence ATGCCCGAAACCGAGCCTTGGGAGTACTCCCTCTACATCCCGCACGACCCCCGCGCGGTCACTGTCTGCCGCCGCACCCTCCGCCTCATCCTCACCATGCACGGCCTCATCCGCCTCGTCGACACCGCCGAACTGCTCGCGGCGGAGCTGGTCTCCAACGCCGTACGCCATACGAAGGGCCCCGCGGCGCTGAGGGTGAGCTGGGCGGGCGGCGTGCTGCGGATCGGGGCGTGGGACGCGGACCCTGAACCGCCTGAGCCGCCGGGGGAGTTGGCCAAGCTCCTCGGCGCCGAGGCAGGGCGTGGGCTCGCCCTCGTCCGTGCCTCCGCCGACGTCTGGGGATGGCAGCCGCTCGCCAGGAACGGCCACCGGGGCAAGTACGTGTGGTGTGACCTTGTCGCGGCGTAG
- a CDS encoding helix-turn-helix domain-containing protein has protein sequence MPRRQQATARQARLGAEMRKLREAAGLKGRAAAALLGTDSAQVSQVEAGLAGLSEERLRRMAAHYACADEELVSALAAMTADRTRGWWEEYQGLLPTPFLDLAELEHHARYRWDVDFLHVPGLLQTRDYAHALFSYVNPEHPASELDRWVEHRMQRKVIIERPDPIPYRTVLHEAALRIRVGDRAATRAQLTRIIELSEADHITVRVIPFDLDGFGGAGSDMVYAGGPVPALDTVVRDGPNGTVFIDAEAQLSRFRTLFRKVEAESLEPGRSRDLIHRLTKEL, from the coding sequence ATGCCACGCAGGCAGCAGGCCACGGCGCGCCAGGCGCGCTTGGGCGCCGAGATGCGGAAACTCCGCGAGGCGGCAGGCCTGAAGGGGCGCGCAGCCGCCGCGCTGCTGGGTACGGACTCGGCACAGGTGAGCCAGGTCGAGGCGGGCCTCGCGGGTCTCAGCGAAGAGCGCCTGCGCCGGATGGCCGCCCACTACGCCTGCGCGGACGAGGAGTTGGTGTCAGCGCTGGCGGCGATGACCGCCGACCGGACGCGCGGCTGGTGGGAGGAGTACCAAGGCCTGCTGCCCACGCCGTTCCTGGACCTCGCCGAGCTGGAGCATCACGCCCGCTACCGCTGGGACGTGGACTTCCTGCACGTCCCCGGACTGTTGCAGACGCGGGACTACGCACACGCGCTCTTCTCCTACGTGAACCCGGAGCACCCCGCGAGCGAGCTGGACCGCTGGGTGGAGCACCGCATGCAGCGCAAGGTCATCATCGAGCGCCCCGATCCGATCCCGTACCGGACCGTGCTGCACGAAGCGGCACTCCGCATCCGTGTCGGCGACCGCGCCGCCACGCGGGCTCAGCTCACCCGCATCATCGAACTCTCCGAGGCCGACCACATCACCGTGCGCGTCATCCCCTTCGACCTGGACGGATTCGGCGGAGCCGGGAGCGACATGGTGTACGCGGGAGGTCCCGTCCCCGCGTTGGACACCGTGGTGCGAGACGGCCCCAACGGCACGGTGTTCATCGACGCCGAAGCTCAACTCAGCCGCTTTCGAACGCTCTTCCGTAAAGTGGAGGCGGAGTCACTGGAGCCCGGTCGTTCCCGCGACTTGATCCACAGGTTGACGAAGGAGCTGTGA
- a CDS encoding DUF397 domain-containing protein, whose product MDTPGIWRKSSYSGGGEGNACVEMANLRTHIAIRDSKHPAHGTLAFPPTAFATFLNSLKSLKGLKTTELSS is encoded by the coding sequence ATGGACACCCCCGGCATCTGGCGAAAGTCGTCCTACTCCGGCGGAGGCGAGGGCAACGCCTGCGTAGAGATGGCGAACCTGCGCACCCACATAGCGATACGCGACTCCAAGCACCCAGCCCACGGCACCCTCGCCTTCCCACCCACCGCCTTCGCCACGTTCCTCAACAGCCTCAAGAGCCTCAAAGGCCTCAAGACGACCGAACTCTCCTCGTGA
- a CDS encoding SUKH-3 domain-containing protein: MSHEPMQRWSMETDRVLRRAGWQPGRSVATETWEELLRERGFFLFHFHEAARRFLAEFGGLVTYGWPADAVATRSAVRFDPLTAEWDEAAFARLSEKAGTPLCPVGRADNGNSYLAMAEDGALYLAREDVEQLADSADRGLDVLVRSQAAVADLWAPRTPVRAHAFWDRVGVVAVGEDTDRRVLRAAGWYPGRSVPTATWESVLRLHGEFEIHEAARRFLAEFGGVGIPFREPWDSMPWGEFRLDPLLALWDEEIFDDLSEQAGTYLYPIGMVDRRNQYLGIAEDGAVYVGMDSIALLAPTPDEAMQRLTRRVRSS, translated from the coding sequence ATGAGTCATGAGCCGATGCAGCGCTGGTCCATGGAGACGGACCGTGTGCTGCGGCGGGCGGGATGGCAGCCGGGGCGTTCGGTGGCGACCGAGACGTGGGAGGAACTCCTTCGTGAGCGCGGTTTCTTCCTGTTCCATTTCCATGAGGCCGCCCGTCGATTCCTCGCCGAATTCGGTGGGTTGGTGACCTACGGCTGGCCCGCGGACGCTGTCGCGACGCGATCGGCCGTCCGGTTCGACCCGCTCACGGCTGAGTGGGACGAGGCGGCCTTCGCCAGGCTGAGTGAGAAGGCCGGGACGCCTTTGTGCCCTGTCGGCCGGGCCGACAACGGGAACAGTTACCTGGCCATGGCGGAGGACGGGGCTCTGTACCTCGCCAGGGAGGACGTAGAGCAGCTTGCCGACTCCGCCGACCGAGGGCTGGACGTTCTCGTACGCTCGCAGGCGGCTGTGGCCGACCTCTGGGCTCCACGGACTCCGGTGCGCGCGCACGCGTTCTGGGATCGCGTGGGGGTGGTGGCGGTCGGAGAGGACACGGACCGGCGTGTACTGCGCGCCGCCGGGTGGTACCCAGGGCGTTCCGTCCCTACCGCGACTTGGGAGAGCGTGCTGCGTCTGCACGGTGAATTCGAGATCCACGAGGCCGCGCGGCGGTTCCTTGCCGAATTCGGTGGCGTGGGGATCCCGTTCCGGGAGCCGTGGGACTCCATGCCCTGGGGTGAATTCCGGCTCGATCCGCTGCTCGCTCTGTGGGACGAAGAGATCTTCGACGACCTGAGTGAGCAGGCCGGGACGTACCTCTATCCGATCGGCATGGTCGACCGCCGGAACCAGTACCTGGGGATCGCGGAGGACGGCGCGGTGTACGTGGGCATGGACTCCATCGCGCTTCTGGCGCCCACGCCGGACGAGGCGATGCAGAGGCTCACGAGGAGAGTTCGGTCGTCTTGA